GCGGCATCGATTCCGCCCTCACGGCCGTGCTGGCCGCCCAGGCCATCGGGCCGGAACAGGTGCTGGCCGTGTGTCTGCCCTCGCCCTACTCCAGCCAGGGATCCCTGGACGACTCCTACGAACTCTGCCGGCGCGCGGGCATCCCCTGCATCACCCTGCCCATCGCCGACCTGATGCAGGCCTACGAACGCGCCCTGGCCGAGCCCTTTGCCGGCCTGCCCCAGGACGTGACCGAGGAGAACATGCAGTCGCGCATCCGCGGCGGGCTGCTCATGGCCATCTCCAACAAACAGGGCCGCCTGCTGCTGACCACGGGCAACAAGAGTGAGCTTTCCGTCGGCTACGCCACCATCTATGGCGACATGTGCGGCGGCCTGGCCGTGATCGCCGACCTGCCCAAGATGACGGTCTATGCCCTGGCCCGCCACGTGAACGCCCGCTTCGGCGAGCCCATTCCCGTGGAAATCATCGACAAGGCCCCGTCGGCGGAACTGCGCCCGGATCAGAAGGACCAGGACAGCCTGCCGCCCTACGAGGTGCTGGACGCCATCCTCAAGGCCTACGTGGAAGACCGGCAGAGCCCCTCGGCCATCGTGGCCCAGGGCTTTGATGCGGAGACGGTGGATAAGGTGGTGCGGCTGGTGCAGCGCGCGGAATTCAAGCGCCGCCAGGCCGCGCCAGGGCTGAAGATCACGGACCGCGCCTTCGGCCAGGGCTGGCGCATGCCCCTGGCCGGGCGGTGGCTGTAGAACGCGCTTCTACCGCACGTTGCTTTGGAAAAGAGCACTCGGGGGAAAACCTTCCTAAAGAAAGGTTCTTCCCCCCTTTCGAGAGAGGCCCCCTTTCCAAAGATTGTTATGGTGATGCAAGGTCACTATGAACGTTTTGGAAGGGGAGAGCGCGAGAGGGGAGAACCTTTTGCAAAAAGATCCCCCCCCTCGCAGTGTCCTTTTTCAAAAGTAAAATGCGCTACTGCGCAACGCCGGGCGCGGCGGGCCCTGCGCCGGGCACGTCCAGGCTCTGGTACTGCGGCTTCGCCCTGGGAGGCTGGACCATGCTGCCGGCGGTGGGGTTCAGGTCGTCCGTCTGGGACCCCTGGCCGAGCACTTCCACAATCTGATCGCCATCGGCATACCGCAACCGGTTGCCCAGCACGTCCTTGACGGTGCGCACATCCAGTTGCAGCCGCACAAAGGCATTGCCGCTTTCATCCCAGCCCCAGCCGCGGTTGGGGGAATTCAGATCGATATCCGGGATATAGGCCCCGAACACGGCAGCGCAGACCTTGGCGTGGTTGATGTCCTCGGTCAGCAGGAAATTCTCGGTGCGGCTTTTGGAGAGCAGTTTTTCGCCCACCAGCAGGGCGGCCATTTCGTCATAGGCGTTCAGCAGGGCCGCCCTGAGGGCCATGAGCGGCTGGCGGGAAGCCTGGGTCATGGAGCCAAAGCCGATGGACCGCACGGTGACGTTCTTGAAATTGATGCGCTCGCCCAGCACGTTGGTGATGGCGCCGAGGTCGATGTGTCCGAAGGCCAGGGCAATGTCCTTTTCCCGGTCGTAGATCATCTTGTCCACCTTCACGCCCTTGATGGCGGCGGCGGATTTGCTCTGCACCTGATAGTTGGGATCTTCCGTCAAGCCCATCTGGGACTCGCTCTTGACCTTGAAGCCCACCACGGATTCCACAAGATTGCGCGTCAGGTCCTGCTTGGCCATCTTCACGGACATCAGTTCCTTATTGGCCGCCGCGCACGGCGCAGCCATGGCAAGAACCAGGGCCAGGCAACAAAGGATCATGCTGCGGATCATGTACTTTCTCCCCGCATCTGAAATGCTATTGGATTTGTTTGTACCAGGGGCCGTCGGCGGCCTTCTCCTGTGCAGGCGCGTTGTCCTGCGCAGGCGGGTTGTCGCGCGGCGGTTCCACCACGGCAGGCGCTTTCGGCGCACCCGAGGGCGGGACGGCAGGCGCACCCGGCGCAATGCCGGGCAAGTCGTCCTGCACTGCGCCGGACCTGATGCGAAAGGAATGCTGCCAACGCACTTCCGGCTCCTGCTGCACCGGGATGTCCAATTCCATGTATTCGATGACTCGCGTCAGGGCAGATGGCTGCATCGGCGCAGTGAACGGCTGCGCCCTCCCGCCATTTTCCGCTGCCGGACCCGGACGTGGCGCGCCCGGCAGCGGAAGAATCCGGAGGGAATCAATCTGGATTTGCAGTCGGGAAGGGTCCGTGGGATCCGGCACGCTCCGCGCGGAGAACTCCACCACCCCGTCGGCAGGCAACAGACCCCTGGCGCGCAGGTTCTCAAGCACCATGTCCCGGGCCAGCCGCTTGCGTTGCGCATGCTGCTGCATCAGGTCTGCGTTCTGGGCAATGCCGGCGCAGGGGATGCCCCCGCCAAGACACGCCAACATCAGCAACGCGAGGAGCAGATGGTGGACTCTTCCCATGACGTTGCCTAGAACTCGCTCGGATCCAGGGCCTTGGCGCCACCCTTGAAGGATTTCTCCTCACGCACGGGCGGCTGCGAGGGCTTCTTGACGCCGCCGCCGCACATGGCCTTGGCCCGGGCCAGTTCCGCGCTGGCTTCGGCATAGCCCGGATTCAGGCGCAGGGCCTTGTCGAAGGCGAGGATGGCTTCCTTGCAGTTGCGCTCCTGCATGTACAGCCTGCCAAGGCAATAGTAGACAACGGGCGAGACGCTGTTCAGCGCGCGCGCGGCTTCCAGCTCGGCCTTGGCGGCCAGGTAATTCCCGGAGTTGAAATACAACAGCCCCAGGGCCTCGCGGGTCAACAGATGATTGGGGTTGTAGCGCAACGCCATTTTGAAGGCTTCTTCCGCCCGCAAAATCTGGTTGAGCTGCATGTAGCACATGCCGCGATAGTAGTGTGCATCCACCATGCCCGGCATCAGCGACACGGCAAACTCGAACTGCTCTGCGGCAGGGACGTACTGCCCGTTATTGTAGTAGCTCAAGCCCGTATTGAAATACTCCATTGGAGTGGGCCCAACGGGTTGCTGCACCACGACGGTTTGCTGTTTGCATGCAACCAGCGACAACAGCGCCAGCATCATCAAAGGGAGCAACATGTTCCGAGTGCGCATAATGAAGTCCTTGTCTGCAAAAAACGCCAGCCCTTGCGGAGCTGGCGTGTTGCGGGATTGTTATTTCTTTCTGTCGATCTCTTGCACTGCCCGTTGCACCAGGCGTTGTGACATGGTGTCCAACGTCACGCCATGTTGTTCAGACTTGGAGAATCCCAGCGCGCCGCCGCTTGTTGCGCCAATCTCCATCTTTTCCTCGAAATACCCGGTGGAGACTTGCTGGCCCGTGGAGGCGTCCAGGATTTTGTAGCGCATCCCCACAATCCAGATGCCCGCGGCCTCGCTGGAATGCACGGACCCGACGCCGGCCTCCGCGGCGACGCCTGCGCCGTAGCCCACGGTCTGCCCGAGGATGCCGCCTGCGATGCCGGCCAGGGCCCGGCCGTCGAAGCCCTGCTGCACGGAGGCAACCGGCTCGGCCTTGAGGATATCGAACTTCACAAACCACCGGGTCGTTTCAAATTTCCCCTTGCGGAACTTGCTGAGGCCGCTCACGTCGCCCATGTTGGCTGCCAGGGCCACTTCTTCGAGCATGGGGCCAAGGTCCGTGCGCTCGAGCACCTGAAAGTTGGCCTTGGAAAGTTCCAGCTCGCCCCAGTCGGCAATGTTGTTGGGGGTGATCTTGTTGGCAAAGCTGACGTTGACCGACTTGAACTCGCCAGGAATTACCACGAGGGCAGGGCCCTGCACATTCTGATTGGCATACGTGACGGGCTGATACATGGCCTGATCGGCCTGGGCATGTGCCTGCTGCGATGCAGTGCCCTGGCAGCCCGCCAGTGCAAGACTCCCCAGCACAAGCCCGACAAGAATCAAATAGCGTAGCTTCATCACGTGGTTCATCTCCCGTGTAATGGTATGATGATCGAAAAAAACCACCTGCACCAACGTCAACTAAAAACTCTTCACCGCATCCAAAGAGGCTGATGGCGTTGCGGCGCCTTCCAGCTTTTTCACCGCCTCGGGGGCCACTTCCGCCACTTTTTGCATGGTCTGTTCGCTCTTGATCAGGTCGCGCAGCCGTTCCGGCGCAGCCTCCACCAACTGACTCGGCGCCGTGCCATTGAGTCGTTGTGAAATTTCCTCCGCCGTCATCGTGCTCTTGAACGCAAGACGCACCACCTGACCCTGCGCAGACTCCAGCGAGAATGCCGCCTGGCCGATCTTTTTGTTCAGCGGCCCCAGGATGGACGTGTGCACCAGATCATTGAAATTGGTGCGCCCCCCGGTGAACTCCACTTCGTACAGCGACAGGCCGTTCTTGTCGAAATTCCGAAAGTCAATGTTGAGCACTGGCCGCAGCCCGATAAATTCCTTGCGCAGCAACTGGCCGGTTTCGTAGTTGGGCAGGCCCAATACTTCCAGCTGATACATATGCGACGGTGCTTGCAGATGCCGCTCGAAGAACTCCTTGGAGAACTCCGCACCGATCAGCTGCCCGATGGCTTCGATGGCCTGATCCTCATCCGGCCAGGTCTGCTTCTTGGGCACCTGATTGTTGTACAGCAGCTCCTCGCCGGTGCGCGTATCGATGCATTTCACCGACCACGACGTCAGGGCATACTTGGTGATGGTGACGCCGGACGGCGGCAGCTTCACGGAGATCTGCTTGAATTTGGCCTCGCCCTTGATGAAGAAATCCGCGGCCATGCTGCGTTTGGCCGCGACGGTGGTCTGCACCTGATTCTCCGCCGTGGACTTGGAAAGCAACTCGGCCTCCAGCGTGGTGGCCATCTCTTCGGACCAGACGCGATAGCCGAAGCCCTGAATCCGTTCCTTGAGGATGTTTTCTGCAATGTCGGACCGGATCACTTCCGTATCGGTGCTGCGGTCTGCATCGCGGACAAAAATGGCCACAGAGATGCGAGGGTCGCCCACTTCCTTGAGCAACATGCGCCGCTCCATGCGGGAAGTCTGCTGCAAGGCCTCCTGCACACTGCCGACATACACTTCGCATTTCATGAGCAAATGCGCAAAGCCGTCCTCGCCGATCCAGGGATCGCTTTCCTTGAGCACCTGCTTGATGAGCCCCTGGCTGCGGCTCAGGACCTGATCGCGGATGAGGGTGTAGTTTTCCATCAGCGTATGCGTTTCCACATACGCCCCCACAGCCTTTTCCAGGCACTGGGATTTGGCGTCGCGGCGCAGGTCCTCAAGCATGAGTCCCTTGTCGCGCTGATACGTGTCTGCATTGGGATCAGCCAGACCCTCGACCGAGACGATGAGGGTGGCGCTCTCCACGGCTGTCGGCGCGGCCACAGGGGCCTTTTGTTTGGCAAACGCGGGCCCAGCCAGGAGGCACAGCAACAGCCCAACGCCAACGGCAAGCCACCCGACCCTGCAACAATCCATTTTCCCGGCGAAGCGGACAGGCTGTGGAATACTCATGTCATTTTCCGCCCTGCGTGCAAAAATCCTGATAGAGCTGCGCAATAAGAGACGCTGCCTGCCGCTCCACAATGTCAAGCGCCACGCCCATGGTATCTGCGCCGGCCCAGGAGGATTCAGTGGTGGAGACGTGGGAGATGAGCTTTGCGCCGCGCGTCAACGTCAGCTGGATGGTGACGGACACGTCGTTCACATTCATCTGCGCGCCCTTGACGTTCATGCTCATGGCATGGTTGGCCCGCGAAGAGATGACGCCCTTGAGGAAAAACGCCGCGCCAAGGCGACTCGCCGCCGAAAGCGCCGCGTCCGGATCATTGTTCAGCACAGCGCGCACCTGTGCCGCTGCTATCTGGGAGTTGATTTGCGCCTGGGAATAGGTTTTCAGCCCAAGGGCTTGCAGGCGCGCGTTGAGGGCTTCATGCAGCAGACCGTGACTACTGCTGCCCGTCTGCAGATTCCCCCCGTGGCGCTCGGCGATCAGCACGGCAATCTTCTGGCCTTTCAAGCTGTTGCGACATGGCGTCGAAAGTTGGGCCATGATTTGTTCCGCACGCGCCTGATCTGCCGCCTGATCCTGCCGTTCGGCTTGCGAGAACGAAAAAGACCATGCCGGCAACGCGAAGCCGAGGATCAGGAGAATGCCAAGTGCCAGCACCCGCATGAACGCCCCCCTGTACAACTGCAGAAAAAGACATAGAAAACCAGTTTCCAGTGCGCCCATTGTTATGCCAAAACGTTTGGCGTTGCAAGAAAAATTACGGCCTGGGCGACATTGCCAATCGCCGCGGTTTCGCGTAGAAGGCCTGCCGTTGCGTTCCCTTCCATTGCATCCCCTCCGGCATTACTACTATGGTTTTCAGCTCACCCCTGTTCCTGTTCCTGTTTCTCCCCCTTGTGCTGCTCGGTACGCTGCTGCTGCCGCGGCAGGCCCGCAACGGGTTTTTGCTGGTAGCGAGCCTGGGTTTTTACGCCTGGGGCGAACCGTATCATTATTGGCTGATGGTGGTGTCCATCCTGCTGAACTGGGCCGCAGGCCTGTACCTGGCGCCTGCCGGCACCTGCCCGCGCGGCAGCGACGACGCCAGCCGGAAGTGGCTGCTGGGGCTGACCCTGGCGGCAAATCTGGGCCTGCTGCTGCATTACAAGTACTTCAATTTCCTGCTGGCCAATGCCAATGAGCTGGCTGGCGCCCTGGGCTACGCCCCCTTGCTGATCCAGGAAGAAGCCGTCCATCTGCCCATCGGCATTTCCTTTTTCACGTTCCAGGGCATGTCGTACCTGCTGGATGTATACCGCGGCCACAGCGCGCCGCAACGCAACCCCTTCCGCGTGGGTCTGTATATTTCGCTGTTTCCGCAGCTCATTGCCGGCCCCATTGTGCGGTATGAGGATGTGGCCAGGGAGATGGAGCACCGCCAGGTTTCCCTGGACGGCTGGGCGTATGGCATCCAGCGCTTCATCCTGGGCCTGGGCAAGAAGGTGCTGCTGGCCAACACGCTGGGGGCCCTGGCGGATCAGGTGATGGCCCTGCCGATTGCGGAGATGAGTCCCGGCATTGCCTGGCTGGGCATTATCTGCTACACATTGCAGATATATTTCGATTTTTCCGGATATTCAGACATGGCTATCGGCCTGGGGGCCATGTTCGGCTTCAAGTTTCCCGAAAACTTTGACTATCCCTACATCTCCCAAAGCATCCAGGAATTCTGGCGGCGCTGGCACATCACCCTGTCCACCTGGTTCCGGGACTATCTGTATATCCCGCTGGGGGGCAATCGCCGCGGGCCGTTTCGCACATATTTCAACCTGTTCGCCGTATTCACCCTGTGCGGGATATGGCACGGCGCCAGTTGGAACTTCCTGATCTGGGGCCTGTATTACTCCGTCTTCCTGATCCTGGAGCGGGCCTTCCTGGGCGCCTTGCTGAAGCGCATATGGCGGCCCATCCGGCACCTGTACGCCCTGGTGGTGGTGATGGTGGGCTGGGTGTTTTTCCGCATTGAGGAACTGCCCCAGGCACTGCGCTACCTGCAGGCCATGGTCGGGGGCAACGCGGCGGATCAGGTGCTCCACACCGCCTCGCAGTATCTGCATGGCGAGCTCATCGGTGCGCTTGTTCTGGGCGCATTGTTCGCCACGCCGGTTGCCAATGTGCAGTTCCGCCGGCTCTGCCAGCTCGGCCAGACCCGTCTTGCACCGCAAGTGATCGCCTTTGCCATGCTGACCGGCGTGTTCCTGCTCTCGGTGCTGCAGGCGGCGGTTTCCACGTACAACCCCTTCATCTACTTCCGGTTTTAAACGATGCAGTCCCAGCACGTCACCCCGCTCTCCCCGCTTGCCCGGCATATGCAATGGGCGCTGACGGCCATGTTTCTTCTGGCGCTGCTCGCGCCCAGCATAATGCAATTCAGCGGGGTGGAGCTGCACCGAAGCGACTTCGAGCTGCGGCTGAAAGCCGAATTGCCGGCCTTTCCGCAGACCATGCGCGACCTGTCGCGACTGCCCAAACAGTTCGACCGCTGGTACAGCGACCACTTTGGCCTGCGCGCCACCATGATCCGGGCCTACGTGCTGGCCAAATACCACCTGCTGGGGGCCATCCAGGTAAATAAGGTGGTCTTCGGACGCGATGGCTGGCTGTTTTTCACCGACGCAGATCCCACCATTGACCCCATCGCCTCATATAGGGGAACCACCCTATTGACCCAGGCAGAATTGGCGGAAATTACCGTCAATCTCAATGCCTGGGACGAATGGTGCCGTGCCCGCGGCATTGTGTTCGCCCTGCTCATTGCGCCCAACAAGTCTATGATTTTTCCAGAGAAGTTGCCGCCGGGCCTTGGCCCGGTGCCCCGGCCCAACCGGCTGGCCATCTTCATGGAACACATGCGCCAGCACGCCACCCCCCTGGTGGTGGACCCGACGCCCCGACTGTTGGCGCACAAACAGGAACGCATCTACTACAAGACCGACTCTCACTGGACCAGTCTGGGCGCCATGTACGCCACGCAACTGCTGCAGGAACAGATGGCCCCCCGTCTGACGGCAGCCGGCAAGGATGGCATCTGGGCTCCGCTGCAGCTCTCGGACTACACCGTGACGGAAATCCCCCGCAATGGCGGCGACCTGGCGCATATGGTCATCCTGGCTGACGATGTGCAGGATGTGAACATGCAGTTGACTCCGCTGCACGATCGCAACGCCACGGCTGTTGCTGCCGGTGTGCAGCGGCCTCGCGTTGTGCTCTACGGCGATTCCTTCTCTGTGTTCCTGCCGGAGTTTTTGGCACAGGATTTTGATATCATCACCACTCCCCAGAACCAAAGCCTTGATCCCGCATTCATAGAGAAGCAGCAACCCTCATTGCTGATTATGGAAATTGTGGAACGCAAGCTGCCCAAGCTCATCGACCGCACCCGCAGCATCCGGTTTCTCCCCCAAATTCAAGCGCCATAGGCCTCGCCCACCGGCGCCCTGAGGGCACTGTTTTAGCCTGCTTAGGGCCTTTTGCGCCAACTATCCCGCAGATTTCCCGCCGCAGCCCCCCGGCGTTGATTGCCTTTATCTCGCAGCGCGTGTATAGGTTGGATGTCCCGTTACTATCTTCGCTCAGGATGGTGGATTATGCCGAATGCGCTGCCGGCTTGCCTCGTACTCAGCGTGGTGCTGCTGGCCGCTGCTGTGGGAGCTGTGGCGGCTCCCCAATCCCCCAGTTCGCCCCTGACCCTGCGATACCTGAAAAAAGAGGTGGTTTTCCCTCATGCCGCCCATGGCGCGCTGGAGTGCCGTACGTGTCATCACCCATGGGATGGGGAAAACCCCATGCCCAAATGTTCCGAAGCCGGGTGCCACGATGTGTTCGACGCCAAAGACAAATCCGAAAAATCGTTTTACAAGATCGTGCATGGTCCCGGTGCGGCTGCTGCACCAAGCTGCCTTGCCTGCCACAAGGACACGGCAGCAAAAAACCCGGAACGCAAAAAGGTCCTGACCGGCTGTGCCGGCAGTGCCTGCCATCCGAGTTGACCATGGCACATCCACAACCAATCGCCAAACTGCAGGCACCCGCGCGCATGGTGAAGGACCAGCAATACGACGAAGTTTCGGTGGTAGAAATATCTCCGCATGCCATCCTGCCTCAAACCACTGGCGGGTTCTCCGTCATGCTGCGCCACCA
This sequence is a window from Megalodesulfovibrio gigas DSM 1382 = ATCC 19364. Protein-coding genes within it:
- a CDS encoding tetratricopeptide repeat protein, with the translated sequence MEYFNTGLSYYNNGQYVPAAEQFEFAVSLMPGMVDAHYYRGMCYMQLNQILRAEEAFKMALRYNPNHLLTREALGLLYFNSGNYLAAKAELEAARALNSVSPVVYYCLGRLYMQERNCKEAILAFDKALRLNPGYAEASAELARAKAMCGGGVKKPSQPPVREEKSFKGGAKALDPSEF
- a CDS encoding MBOAT family O-acyltransferase; protein product: MVFSSPLFLFLFLPLVLLGTLLLPRQARNGFLLVASLGFYAWGEPYHYWLMVVSILLNWAAGLYLAPAGTCPRGSDDASRKWLLGLTLAANLGLLLHYKYFNFLLANANELAGALGYAPLLIQEEAVHLPIGISFFTFQGMSYLLDVYRGHSAPQRNPFRVGLYISLFPQLIAGPIVRYEDVAREMEHRQVSLDGWAYGIQRFILGLGKKVLLANTLGALADQVMALPIAEMSPGIAWLGIICYTLQIYFDFSGYSDMAIGLGAMFGFKFPENFDYPYISQSIQEFWRRWHITLSTWFRDYLYIPLGGNRRGPFRTYFNLFAVFTLCGIWHGASWNFLIWGLYYSVFLILERAFLGALLKRIWRPIRHLYALVVVMVGWVFFRIEELPQALRYLQAMVGGNAADQVLHTASQYLHGELIGALVLGALFATPVANVQFRRLCQLGQTRLAPQVIAFAMLTGVFLLSVLQAAVSTYNPFIYFRF
- a CDS encoding DHHW family protein; the encoded protein is MQSQHVTPLSPLARHMQWALTAMFLLALLAPSIMQFSGVELHRSDFELRLKAELPAFPQTMRDLSRLPKQFDRWYSDHFGLRATMIRAYVLAKYHLLGAIQVNKVVFGRDGWLFFTDADPTIDPIASYRGTTLLTQAELAEITVNLNAWDEWCRARGIVFALLIAPNKSMIFPEKLPPGLGPVPRPNRLAIFMEHMRQHATPLVVDPTPRLLAHKQERIYYKTDSHWTSLGAMYATQLLQEQMAPRLTAAGKDGIWAPLQLSDYTVTEIPRNGGDLAHMVILADDVQDVNMQLTPLHDRNATAVAAGVQRPRVVLYGDSFSVFLPEFLAQDFDIITTPQNQSLDPAFIEKQQPSLLIMEIVERKLPKLIDRTRSIRFLPQIQAP
- a CDS encoding cytochrome c3 family protein, with product MPNALPACLVLSVVLLAAAVGAVAAPQSPSSPLTLRYLKKEVVFPHAAHGALECRTCHHPWDGENPMPKCSEAGCHDVFDAKDKSEKSFYKIVHGPGAAAAPSCLACHKDTAAKNPERKKVLTGCAGSACHPS